CTCCGGATATTGCAGGAAGGGGCATTGCAAATCCGGTGGCGGCACTCAGAAGCGCAGGTATGCTTCTTGATTATCTTGGTGTTGATGGAGCTAAAAATGAGATTGAAGAGTCTATACAGGCGCTACTTAATAAAGGCATTTCAACTCCTGATCTCGGTGGAGACATTAGAACAGCAGATTTTGGTGAGAAGGTCATTGCCGGAATTATGAGATAAAAGTGAAATTGTGGTAGTCGGGATATATCTGCCGGAAGACTGCATAAGATTCATTAAGGCTCTCAGATCAACTATATTAAGGCAGTATAACCGTTCTTCTGTTCTCCGGGACAGGAGAATCAGACATTTTTTCACAGCAGATTTATTAATTGTTAATAAATATATGAATAATATCATAGTTTGGAACCGGGGATACGGTTCTGGTTGTGAGGGGAAAATATGCGGACATACATAATTGCAGTTTTGGTTTTGATTATTGGATTAATATCGCCTGTCTGTGCAACCGGACCTGAACCGGTATCATTATTTAAGGCTTCTCCGGTGTCAGGAGAAAACCCACTGAAAGTTCAGTTCACTGATCTCTCGGAGGGAAATCCGGTAACATGGAGCTGGGATTTTGGGGACGGGGCGACTTCAACAGTTCAGAATCCTGAGCACATATATATGGATGAAGGATTTTTTGATGTTACACTTATCACAACAAATGCATACGGAAAGAGTACAGGCAAAAAAGTCAAGTATATCAGGGCTGGCATTGAGCCTACCGCAAGTTTCACAGCAGGTCCTGTGAGCGGCACTCCGCCTCTGACTGTTGCATTTACTGATCTCTCATCCGAATCCCCGACATCATGGGAATGGGATTTTGGAGACGGGACAACGTCAGTGCTTCAGAATCCGGTTCATGAATATACGGCTTCAGGGACATACGATGTATCATTAATTGTTGAGAGTGCGGTAGGAACGAGCTACATAATTCGTGATAATTATATTGCAGTCGGACTTGCTCCTGTAGCAGAGATTGGTGCATCGCCCGGATCCGGAGATATACCTCTTGAGGTTACTTTTACTGATCTCTCAGCGAATAATCCTGATACATGGCTGTGGTCCTTTGGTGACGGATATACTTCAACTGAAGAGAATCCGGTTCATACATATTCACGTGCAGGTGAATATGAGGTTGCACTGACAGCTGAGAACTCATTTGGGAGTGACAGGAAAGTATTAGGGACAAAAATAACTGCTGTTGAGCCAGGCAGTCCGACACCGGTTCCGACTTCAGGGCCGGTAAATCCGCCAGGCCCGTCAATTGAACCTCCGGTTGCAAACTTCTCTGCAAGTCCGCTCACAGGTGACGCACCCCTGACAGTCGCTTTTACTGACAGGTCAAAAGGAGGGGTGACTGAGTGGAGATGGAATTTTGGTGACGGAAAGATGTCATATGTAAGTTTTCCGACCCATACATACTACTATCCCGGAGTTTATGATGTCACTCTGGTAATCAAAAATGATGACTCAGGTGATTCGCTGACAAAGACTGCATATATTAATGTCGCAGGATCTGCCCCCGTCAATCCTGACCCAACTGAGACAGACGGTCCTTCTCCGTATGTTCCAACCGCAACTGCAACCGTAACTCCGGGTGGTTCTGACCCGGACAACCCTTACGGTTCAGACAGCAGTGTATCAGGTTCAGGCGGCGGAAATCCGGCAGATAAATCAGGTAATTCGACATCAGGCAACCCTGACGGGGATGATGGTTCAGTCTGGTTCTGGGTTCCGGTATTCGGATTTATATTTGTGATACTTATTGCCGTTGTACTGTATATGTGGATGCAGATGTACGGCGGCGGGGGACGGGATACACTGTAAATATTTATTGTTCCGGATTCAACTCATACTATCAGATTGATCAGATTAACCTTTCCGGGTTCAAATCATAATTATCACTCAGGGACCTTAACATGCTTACCAATGAAGAACAAAAAGTGGGATTATATACATTTAAAGAAATACCAACCAATCCAAAAGAAGTTACGCCATTTACTCCCGTAAATAATCTGAATCTGAACTGGAGTGAGAAAGATCTGCCTGAGAGAATACGTACCAGGCACGTTAACCGCCTTCATCCATATCTTGGAAAATATATTCCACAGCTTGTGGAAGTATTCCTAAGAAAATATTTTGTCAGGGGGCAGACAGTAATTGATCCATTCTGTGGTTCCGGAACGACTCTTGTTCAGGCTAACGAACTTGGAATTAATTCAATTGGTTATGATATATCAGCATTTAATGTCCTTTTAACAAGAGCAAAAACTTCAGATTATGACATTCCTTCAATGAGAAGGGAAATTCTTGATATTCTTGAGAAGGTAAGAATTTCAACCCAGACTGAGCCTAAACAGCAGACACTCTGGGCAGAATGCACAAAAGAGCCGTTTCTAACTGAGGAAAATAACGAATATCTTAATATGTGGTTTGCCCCGCAGGCTTTAAAAGAACTTCTGACATACCGCTACTTTATTGAAAGTGGAGATTATCAGTATAAAGATCTTTTAAAAGTTATTCTAAGCAGATCTGCCAGATCTGCAAGGCTTACCACACATTTTGACCTTGATTTCCCAAAAAAACCTGTGACAGAACCGTACCACTGTTACAAGCATAACAGAATCTGTCAACCCACACAGGTTGCCTTTAAATTTTTAAAACGCTACAGTACGGACACTATTAAAAGAGTTACAGAATATTCTTCACTTAAAACCGATGCATCCGTAGAAATACGCCACGAAGACTGCCGCTATGCAGATTTCCCAAAATCAAACGGAGTAATCACAAGCCCCCCTTATGTAGGACTGATTGATTATCATGAGCAGCATGCATATGCATACCATCTGCTTGGTCTTGAGGATAAGAGAGAAAGAGAGATAGGACCGGCAGCAAAAGGGAAAAGCAAAAATGCAAAGGAAAATTATCAAAGGGATATTGCTGAAGTTTTCCGGAGAGCTATAAATTCAATGGAACCTGAAGGCCGCCTGGTTGTTGTTGCCAATGACAGGGATAATCTATATGACGATATTGCAGATTCGCTTGAGATTGAAGTTGAGGATATAATTCAACGTCATGTTAACCGGAGAACCGGGAGACGTGCAGGAGAATATTATGAATCCATCTTCATCTGGAAAAAAGTGTAGTTATGTCTGATTCTGATGAGATGAAAAATGCCATTCAGACTGTCATAAAAGATCTGATGGATAAAATTATGGATAAGGTCCTTGATTCTGATCCCTTTGTAAAAGAGGAACATCATTTAAAGAAACCTCTTTATGCCGCACTTGTTCCTGATGAAATATTTAAGGGATCGCACTTCGAGAGGAGATTTGTAACTCCGTTTGGAAAGGTGTGGGAACAACTGGCTGTAGTTGCTGCCACAAACGGCATGGGGTATGGAACTACCGGATACAGAATAGACGGAATGATCAGAGAGAAACGTCTGCACAGAATTGCAGAAACTCTTAACAGACTTGAGCATTCAGCAAAAGGTGATAATAAGGTAAAACCAGACTGGGAAAAAGAACTTGCCTATATTAAAAAAGAAAAAGGGGAATTAATTCCGGTTTCAGTAGTATGTGACCTCTATGTTGAGGACCGTAATAATGACAGAAAATATGCCTTTGAACTTAAGGCTCCACTACCCAACAGCGATCAGACAAAAGTGAGTAAAGAGAAGATATTGAAACTTCACTGCATGGAACCGTCTGTAATTGACGGTGCCTACTTTGCCCTGCCATACAATCCTTATGGAACCCGTGAGAATTATTCATGGAGTTTTCCGGCGAGATGGTTTGATATGAAAAATGACGAAGTTGTCCTGATCGGAAATGATTTCTGGGACTACATTGGCGGAAAAGGAACATATGAGGCCTTTATCTCAGCAGTAAATGAAATCGGCCCGAAGTACAGAGAGAAAATCTACCGGGAATACCTTGCAATTTCACCTCCTAAAGGTTATAATTCGGAATTTGATCTGCTGAGGGAAACCACAGGGAATTATTATTACGAGTAGGTATCTTATCATTTCAGATTGATCTCTCACAAAAAAAGTCCATTCTTTTCAGGATCTGACGGCAGATCTCCGGCATATAAATCAGGCAACCATGACAGTGATGACGGTTCAGTCTGGCTCCGGGTTCCGGTATTCGGGTTTATATTTGTGATACTTATTGCCGTTGTGCTGTATATATGGACCCAGATGTATGCCGGCGGGGGGCGGGATTCACTGTAAGATAAAAATAATTCCCGGATTAACCATTATAATCAGGATATTTAATTTCGTAATTCCGCATTGTCAGATCAATATCGACACAGATATATGCAATAAAATCACAATGGAAAATATCCGGTTTACTATAAACGGGTTATGGGGTGTGGGATATTGGGGAATATTACTTACTATGTATATCATATTTTAATTTCAGGACTGTGAGCTAGGGCTCTGAATAAAATATGACCTCAGCGAAACCCCCGGTAATAATTACCTGTATGTTAGCGGGCGATGGAGGATTAACAGGTTAGCCACTTTTTTGTCCGCCGGTTTAATAAAAATCAGGAGGAATCTCATTTGAACAGATCACACATAAAGGACAATTACTCAGAAGTGAAAAGATTAAAAAATGGAAAAATAATCCTGAAATCAGCGCTTCTGCTTATCTTTGCATTGTTTTTGATGACATCACCGGTTATGGCCGGAAGTTATGGGACGACCATACATTCGGGAGATACAGTTTTCATCGGGGAAGCCGGGCTTGACATCTCCAATGCGACAGCTTGGTGGCAACCAAAACCAACTATTGCTTGGTATACTGCTGGAGCGAACCCTGCAACCGATGCTCCTTCATCAATAATAACAATCTCAGACCGTACTGACTTTTACGTATCACCGGATATTTTCACTGGAAAAACGGGAGCATGGTATTTCAATCCGGGTACAGCAACAGTAAATGTTTCATTCTACGTTGAGGAAGCATCTCTTTCAGTATCACTGTTTAACGCTAATACCAAAAAAGACATTTCCAATCTCAAAGCAGTAACAGATGACAACATTGCCATACGTATTGACAGCAACCTTGAGGCACTATTTTCACGACGGGGAGGAGGATATTCCGGGATAAATGTTCTTGTAGAAACACCTGAGGGTGCAACGCTTAATGCACTGTATAATGGCTCATGGACAAACAGTATAACTTCAATTCAGCCTGCAAACACTCTTTTCTGGATACCAAACGGAAATATGGAGACCATATGGAAACTTGATCCGGACATGTACAAAACAGGGACATACAAAGTCTATGCACAGTGCAATGTCAACGGCATGAAAGACAATCTCGGAGTTGTTACCGGAGTAACACAATCGGAAATTACAACTCTCACTGTTGAGGAAGATTATGTTGCAATAACAGCGACCAAAGAACCGGTTATCAAAGAGGATGATTTCACAGTAACAATTGCAGGTGCACCAAAGACACTTTATACAGTCTGGTTATCCGGAACAAACGGTTATTCAAACACAACAGACTGCCCGCCAAAGTTCCTGCAAAATCAGGATGATGTATATTCCCTGAACCAGGCAACAGTTGATACAACCTACTACATGAACGGAACAACAGTCGGGCAGGATATACCATACGCAGCAGACGGTACAATCAATGAATGGGCAGTTGTAGCAAAGACAGGAAGTGACGGAACAATCACAGTCGGACTTACAACAGACAGCAATACAAAAACAGGGAAGTACACAGTCAGAGCAGAAAAATGGCTCAGTTACACTGAACTTGATTATGATATCTACGACACTGTTGATATAAAAGTAACAGAAGAAGGAGAAGGGCCGACAATCAGCCTGAATCCGGGATGGAACTTCATATCAACACCAAAGCGCCTTGAAAACGGGAACAATACAGCCGGAAAGATATTCGGAGATATTGATTCCGGTGGCCATTCAGCTCTGATGTATAATGCATCA
The sequence above is a segment of the Methanoplanus limicola DSM 2279 genome. Coding sequences within it:
- a CDS encoding PKD domain-containing protein yields the protein MRTYIIAVLVLIIGLISPVCATGPEPVSLFKASPVSGENPLKVQFTDLSEGNPVTWSWDFGDGATSTVQNPEHIYMDEGFFDVTLITTNAYGKSTGKKVKYIRAGIEPTASFTAGPVSGTPPLTVAFTDLSSESPTSWEWDFGDGTTSVLQNPVHEYTASGTYDVSLIVESAVGTSYIIRDNYIAVGLAPVAEIGASPGSGDIPLEVTFTDLSANNPDTWLWSFGDGYTSTEENPVHTYSRAGEYEVALTAENSFGSDRKVLGTKITAVEPGSPTPVPTSGPVNPPGPSIEPPVANFSASPLTGDAPLTVAFTDRSKGGVTEWRWNFGDGKMSYVSFPTHTYYYPGVYDVTLVIKNDDSGDSLTKTAYINVAGSAPVNPDPTETDGPSPYVPTATATVTPGGSDPDNPYGSDSSVSGSGGGNPADKSGNSTSGNPDGDDGSVWFWVPVFGFIFVILIAVVLYMWMQMYGGGGRDTL
- a CDS encoding DNA methyltransferase, with product MLTNEEQKVGLYTFKEIPTNPKEVTPFTPVNNLNLNWSEKDLPERIRTRHVNRLHPYLGKYIPQLVEVFLRKYFVRGQTVIDPFCGSGTTLVQANELGINSIGYDISAFNVLLTRAKTSDYDIPSMRREILDILEKVRISTQTEPKQQTLWAECTKEPFLTEENNEYLNMWFAPQALKELLTYRYFIESGDYQYKDLLKVILSRSARSARLTTHFDLDFPKKPVTEPYHCYKHNRICQPTQVAFKFLKRYSTDTIKRVTEYSSLKTDASVEIRHEDCRYADFPKSNGVITSPPYVGLIDYHEQHAYAYHLLGLEDKREREIGPAAKGKSKNAKENYQRDIAEVFRRAINSMEPEGRLVVVANDRDNLYDDIADSLEIEVEDIIQRHVNRRTGRRAGEYYESIFIWKKV
- a CDS encoding TdeIII family type II restriction endonuclease, with the protein product MSDSDEMKNAIQTVIKDLMDKIMDKVLDSDPFVKEEHHLKKPLYAALVPDEIFKGSHFERRFVTPFGKVWEQLAVVAATNGMGYGTTGYRIDGMIREKRLHRIAETLNRLEHSAKGDNKVKPDWEKELAYIKKEKGELIPVSVVCDLYVEDRNNDRKYAFELKAPLPNSDQTKVSKEKILKLHCMEPSVIDGAYFALPYNPYGTRENYSWSFPARWFDMKNDEVVLIGNDFWDYIGGKGTYEAFISAVNEIGPKYREKIYREYLAISPPKGYNSEFDLLRETTGNYYYE
- a CDS encoding DUF3821 domain-containing protein; translation: MNRSHIKDNYSEVKRLKNGKIILKSALLLIFALFLMTSPVMAGSYGTTIHSGDTVFIGEAGLDISNATAWWQPKPTIAWYTAGANPATDAPSSIITISDRTDFYVSPDIFTGKTGAWYFNPGTATVNVSFYVEEASLSVSLFNANTKKDISNLKAVTDDNIAIRIDSNLEALFSRRGGGYSGINVLVETPEGATLNALYNGSWTNSITSIQPANTLFWIPNGNMETIWKLDPDMYKTGTYKVYAQCNVNGMKDNLGVVTGVTQSEITTLTVEEDYVAITATKEPVIKEDDFTVTIAGAPKTLYTVWLSGTNGYSNTTDCPPKFLQNQDDVYSLNQATVDTTYYMNGTTVGQDIPYAADGTINEWAVVAKTGSDGTITVGLTTDSNTKTGKYTVRAEKWLSYTELDYDIYDTVDIKVTEEGEGPTISLNPGWNFISTPKRLENGNNTAGKIFGDIDSGGHSALMYNASSKKWDTVKADTEVKPLEGIWIYNNDANSAEVSMKYDSNPLQTPPSEDLQSGWNAVGFSSLTPATAKDTLVDVSGKWTKAIGWDSEEQMYETAIISGGSGIYSDTRDMNPAKAYWVWMKEEGTIAALS